Proteins encoded in a region of the Carassius carassius chromosome 49, fCarCar2.1, whole genome shotgun sequence genome:
- the LOC132132678 gene encoding NADH dehydrogenase [ubiquinone] 1 alpha subcomplex subunit 8-like, whose amino-acid sequence MPGVVEVPTLQELNVEEVNVSSAVLKAAAHHYGSQCDKANKEFMLCRWEEKDPRKCLKEGRKVNECALNFFRQIKGNCAESFTEYWTCLDYSNLAELRHCRKQQKGFDDCVLEKLGWERPELGDLSKVTKVATFRPLPENPYLSRPRPEPNPPVMAELQPSKHGSRMFFWNW is encoded by the exons ATGCCCGGTGTGGTTGAGGTTCCGACGTTACAGGAACTGAACGTCGAAGAG GTTAATGTGTCATCAGCTGTACTGAAGGCGGCTGCTCATCACTACGGCTCTCAATGTGACAAGGCCAACAAAGAGTTCATGCTGTGCCGCTGGGAGGAGAAAGACCCCAGAAAGTGTCTGAAAGAAGGGAGGAAAGTCAATGAGTGTGCACTCAACTTCTTCAG GCAGATAAAGGGGAACTGCGCCGAATCCTTCACAGAGTACTGGACCTGTCTGGATTACTCTAACCTGGCTGAGCTGCGCCACTGCCGTAAACAGCAGAAGGGGTTTGATGACTGTGTGCTGGAAAAGCTGGGCTGGGAGAGGCCAGAGCTGGGAGACCTGTCCAAA GTGACCAAGGTGGCAACCTTTCGGCCTCTGCCTGAAAACCCCTACCTTTCAAGACCAAGACCTGAGCCCAATCCTCCAGTCATGGCTGAGCTACAGCCATCCAAGCACGGCAGCCGTATGTTCTTCTGGAACTGGTGA